The following nucleotide sequence is from Vitis vinifera cultivar Pinot Noir 40024 chromosome 14, ASM3070453v1.
taaaatataagtaaaaatacaaagaatgaTTTGAAAAACTCTTGAATTATGTATAAATGTATAATATATTAACAtagaataagtttttaaaaaaaacaaattttaaacaaatatttttattcctcaaaataattaaaaaccatttctaaagaaaattattcctAAAACATTGTCCATGTTCCAAGTGTACAAAAATCATTATAAGTGTGAccaaaatacatttatatatatatatatatatatatatatatacacatttcatccttataataaaaatgtgaaaatggagataaaatgaataataataataataatagtcttttaaatatatcaaataattaataatatttttccttttttttttttttgaatgaataATGTGTAAGGCTTAACTTTTGAAATTGAAGTTGGTACAATTTTCATAAAGGTCGGTTAAACCTTTTAAAAAGGATAATTGAGAGGTGCAGGTTGGGAGTTTTGGCCCCCTCATTTCCACAACTTTTGCAACCCCCTATTCCCATTTGAGCCATTTTCCTTCTctccaaacaaaataataataataataattaaaaataaaaataaaagcccATTTCAAACCCTACCAAAACCAACTAGCTAGGGGCTCCacacaaggaaaaaaaagcaTCTTGAGAAAAGAGTCACcccattattttatgttttcattcaaaattgacatataaaAAAGTATCGATTAATTCATacttcaaaattagaatttaGGGTTTAAGCTTTACAATATAAAACACGATTGATGTCGACAATCTTTGTCCAATAATTCATGTTTCAATTGGGATTTAGGGTTTGAGATTTTATGATGCAGAACATAATTGATATCATTGGTTTTCGATCAATAATAAACAAATCCAATAATAAATAATAGGAAATAACTCATGTTTCAATTAagatttagggtttaaggtttacaATAGGAAACACACAATTGATATTATCAGTCTTTGGCTAATAAACAAGCCCAAAAATAAGTCATAGCtaataattcatattttaattagaATTTAGGATTTAAGATTCATGGTTATGAACTCTAATAAACAAACCCAAAAATAAGCAATCAGTGAAACCAGCCAAGGCCCAGGAGGGGCACATGCCCcctctaaaaaattaaaatcataataaggGTTCTGAACCTTagtttgaaaacatgttttcCACTGCATTATATACCATTGTCTCTCCCTATTTTTGCTTCCTctgaaataattcttttatttatgtcTCTTCAAGCACATTTCTAACTCTGCCATTGTATGCCAAATGTACATATCATGAAGCAAAGCTTTGTAGTTTACATACACTTTTGAATAATAATTCAATCCAAGTTTTTGGTTATAAATACATCTCCCCTTCCTTCCTCAACATATACCACAATTCACCACATGGAATCCCCAAAACCTGATCATCTTCTTCCTCCTACAAATCAACAAGCATCTTCTGTCTGGGGTCTCTGACTTCCATCTTCCAATGCCCATCAGACAAATTCTTCTTCTGAGCTATCTTCCTCCACTTCCTTAtcctctcatccttcttcttTGTCAGCCCGCAGTACCCCCACAACCCCTCCGGCATGGCGTCGTACACCTCCCACCACCTCCTATGAGCCGAGTCGCTAGCAAAAGGATGATGATCCAGCTTGTCCCAGTTGCAGTCATAGTCTCTATAGCACATCCATGGCTTCACCCCTAAGTAATGAATCGCATACACATTCGCCGGGATCTCATGTTCGTTTTTCTCTTTGAAGATCTTGAGGAAGTTCAGCCTCCTCGGCCACCGGTGCCACCATGTGAAGACTTCATTGAGAAAGCCCTGATCGCCCCCGTTATATGACACCATTGTCTGGCTTTTCTCCATTAGGGTTTGGAACATACACTCGGAGGGCTCCACCACCATGATCCCAGAGTTGAACAACACTCGGTTATTCCCTACTGCTGATAATTGTGGATAAACAAACAAGGAATCCATATTGTTTAGGACGATAAAGTCGGCGTCTATGAAGATGATTTTATCATACTCAGTGAGCTGCCATAGCCTCAGCTTGCTGTAGTTCCACTCATTGTAGGCATTCTTTTTTGCATTAGGGCTTCGGATTCTTTCAATGTGCTTGATCTTCCACCCTGCAGCCCTAAGGCCTTGGAGGGATCGGGAAGTTATGGAATTGTCGGCGAGCAGGACCAGGTCTTTGGTGGATCCGGTTTGGGTGATGCTCTGGGCCAAAGCTATGGCACCACAAACATAAGCCTCAGAAGAATGGAGGATGGTTGCATAGGCTTCTCTTGGTTTGTTGATTGCGTAGTTGAGAGATGATGGTGTGGATTGTGATATATAGCGTCTCCACCTCTCTTTGCCTGCATGAATAGAAACCGAAAATTCAGTTCAAGGTTCATTATTATAGTGGTGTAGAATTGAATCAGAAGTCATTAATCAGAACCCAAAGTAGCAACATGCATGGCTAAAATTTGCTCAAGGGAGATATTAGGGTTTAAGAGAGGACGGATGATCTTGTGTGCTTGTAAACAGGTAGGTTTTCCAATTGAAGGCATTAGgtttagttttggtttttgATCATTAGGGTGCTAAAGTGATGACAAAATCTTTAGTTATAACCT
It contains:
- the LOC100247620 gene encoding putative UDP-glucuronate:xylan alpha-glucuronosyltransferase 4 codes for the protein MAPSLKPFNFKPKFFIFFLLVLSLALLFLTLSLRPLYLLETSLRNPKWLGIASKELNGRRVKIGLVNVGDQDFGELYGLRDQVHVPFDRVAGDVKWGDLFPEWIDEDQKWAAPRCPDIPMPRLELYEDLDVVVARVPCGHGVVEGRKGVRDVFRVQVNLVVANLAVKSGLTRGDIDQTVIVVFVGSCGPMREIFRCDDLVEHGEDYWVYRPDLRKLKHKLVMPVGSCQLAPPYAEFGKERWRRYISQSTPSSLNYAINKPREAYATILHSSEAYVCGAIALAQSITQTGSTKDLVLLADNSITSRSLQGLRAAGWKIKHIERIRSPNAKKNAYNEWNYSKLRLWQLTEYDKIIFIDADFIVLNNMDSLFVYPQLSAVGNNRVLFNSGIMVVEPSECMFQTLMEKSQTMVSYNGGDQGFLNEVFTWWHRWPRRLNFLKIFKEKNEHEIPANVYAIHYLGVKPWMCYRDYDCNWDKLDHHPFASDSAHRRWWEVYDAMPEGLWGYCGLTKKKDERIRKWRKIAQKKNLSDGHWKMEVRDPRQKMLVDL